One stretch of Roseimicrobium sp. ORNL1 DNA includes these proteins:
- a CDS encoding PVC-type heme-binding CxxCH protein, translating to MLRFVSSTLALLCLTATLSAEEAAPAGNDEVKKIMQEFQGRGTLRDDTPPKSPKEALQAFNMRPGFDIDLMASEPVVEQPLYMSWDSRGRLWVTLYRQYQFPAGLKILKYDQHLRAVFDKVPEPPPKGEKGADKIVVLEDTDGDGTLDSHKTVIEGLNIATAAIKGAGGIWVMNPPYLLFYPDANDDDVPDADPEVALKGFGLEDTHAVANSIQFGPDGWIYGANGSTTKGNVSSKVSKNVKFEGQHIWRYHPKTKVFEIYGEGGGNTFSTEIDAQGRVFSGTNGSQRGMHYDQGMSGSKNFGKHGPALNPYSFGYFDHMVTKSDGKRFSQTFCIYDGDLMADTLGGRIVAGNSLQNMCYVSRRIADTSTFRVEDDAPLLTSTDRWFRPVDAKVGPDGCVWLADWYDTRLSHVRPVDDWSKKDGRIYRVRPDGKKVALKPFDLQKSPTTELIKLLDHSAKWWRRQAALELAWRDQKSALPELEKLARSEKNPHAIDALQALHMLGGFTDELAIDLLKHPDPYVRRWVVKCVGDAGIASTQLVASLKELSAREEHPEVRTQILCSAKRLPAESSLPIVRVMMGRDADAADQRIPLILWWAIEDKAESDRDALLTLFSEPAAWDMKLARSHGIQMLTKRWAMAGGKENYDACAKLLALAKRPDDQALVIEGIAAAFEGGKIPELPEALATPLAAFIKSRLDSDLALAVKTGNAEAAKKAADIVADPKAPSAKRAALVVALAESGSKEAVPAFLKVLSGAGDVGLKKAVLPVAARFEEKRLAEAVLKGYEARYAGDAALRDAAHRMLASRKEWVSYFLNEVDQWHIKSEQVAPDIVRQMLSYGDKELATRIEKHWPQKNTLLSDAQKQAEMERIKKAIHGGAAGDPEKGKLLFTQRCAICHTLFGEGGKVGPDLTGYERTNPEFWLAATIAPSMEIREGFGAYVAKIKGGQVLMGILDKQDAAGISLRDIAGQRHTARAEDVESLEASPISLMPEGLMAGLSDADLRDLFAWLMKP from the coding sequence ATGCTCCGTTTCGTTTCTTCCACCCTGGCACTGCTCTGCCTTACTGCCACCCTGTCTGCCGAGGAGGCTGCGCCTGCGGGTAATGATGAAGTGAAGAAGATCATGCAGGAGTTCCAGGGACGCGGCACGCTGCGCGACGACACGCCGCCCAAGTCCCCCAAGGAAGCGCTGCAGGCCTTCAACATGCGCCCCGGTTTCGACATCGATCTCATGGCCTCCGAGCCGGTGGTGGAGCAGCCGCTCTACATGTCCTGGGATTCACGCGGCAGGCTTTGGGTTACGCTCTATCGCCAGTACCAGTTCCCTGCCGGACTGAAGATTCTGAAGTACGACCAGCACCTGCGCGCTGTCTTCGACAAGGTGCCCGAGCCTCCGCCGAAGGGCGAAAAGGGCGCGGACAAGATTGTGGTGCTCGAGGATACCGATGGTGACGGCACGCTCGACAGCCACAAGACGGTGATCGAAGGACTGAACATCGCCACGGCCGCCATCAAGGGCGCCGGCGGCATCTGGGTGATGAACCCGCCGTACCTGCTCTTCTATCCTGATGCGAATGATGACGATGTGCCTGATGCCGATCCAGAAGTGGCCCTGAAAGGATTTGGTCTCGAAGACACCCACGCCGTGGCGAACAGCATTCAGTTCGGCCCGGATGGCTGGATCTATGGCGCCAACGGCAGCACCACGAAGGGAAACGTCTCCAGCAAGGTTTCGAAGAACGTGAAGTTCGAAGGCCAGCACATCTGGCGCTATCATCCGAAGACGAAGGTGTTCGAAATCTACGGCGAGGGCGGTGGCAATACCTTCAGCACAGAGATCGATGCCCAGGGACGCGTCTTCAGCGGCACCAACGGCTCGCAACGTGGCATGCACTATGACCAGGGCATGAGTGGCTCGAAAAATTTCGGCAAGCACGGCCCTGCGCTCAATCCCTACAGCTTTGGTTATTTCGACCACATGGTGACGAAGAGCGATGGCAAGCGCTTCTCCCAGACCTTCTGCATCTACGACGGCGATCTCATGGCGGATACGCTGGGTGGTCGTATTGTCGCGGGGAACTCGCTGCAGAACATGTGCTATGTGAGCCGCCGCATCGCGGATACGAGCACCTTCCGCGTGGAAGACGACGCGCCGCTGCTCACGAGCACGGACCGGTGGTTCCGCCCGGTGGATGCGAAGGTTGGGCCCGATGGTTGCGTGTGGCTGGCGGACTGGTATGATACGCGTCTCAGTCACGTGCGTCCCGTGGACGACTGGAGCAAGAAGGATGGCCGCATCTACCGCGTGCGTCCCGATGGCAAGAAGGTGGCCTTGAAGCCCTTCGATCTTCAGAAGTCTCCCACCACAGAGCTCATCAAGCTGTTGGATCATTCCGCCAAATGGTGGCGTCGTCAGGCAGCGCTGGAGCTTGCATGGCGTGATCAAAAGAGCGCACTGCCCGAGCTGGAAAAACTGGCGCGCTCGGAGAAGAATCCGCATGCCATTGATGCCCTGCAGGCGCTGCACATGCTCGGCGGATTCACGGATGAACTCGCCATCGATCTCCTGAAGCACCCCGATCCCTATGTGCGCCGCTGGGTGGTGAAGTGCGTGGGTGATGCCGGCATTGCCAGCACGCAGTTGGTGGCTTCGCTCAAGGAACTCTCCGCGCGGGAGGAGCATCCCGAAGTGCGCACGCAGATCCTGTGCAGCGCGAAGCGCCTGCCGGCCGAATCTTCGCTTCCCATCGTGCGGGTCATGATGGGGCGTGATGCCGATGCCGCGGACCAGCGCATCCCGCTCATCCTTTGGTGGGCGATTGAGGACAAGGCAGAGAGCGATCGCGATGCCTTGCTCACACTTTTTTCCGAGCCTGCCGCCTGGGACATGAAACTCGCGCGCAGCCACGGCATCCAGATGCTGACGAAGCGCTGGGCCATGGCCGGTGGCAAGGAGAACTACGATGCTTGCGCGAAACTGCTTGCCCTGGCAAAGCGCCCGGATGATCAGGCGCTGGTCATCGAGGGCATCGCTGCGGCATTCGAAGGAGGAAAGATCCCCGAGCTGCCGGAGGCTCTCGCCACGCCACTCGCTGCTTTCATCAAGAGCCGTCTTGATTCGGATCTGGCGCTTGCGGTGAAGACGGGCAATGCGGAGGCCGCGAAGAAGGCGGCCGACATTGTGGCAGATCCCAAGGCGCCTTCCGCCAAGCGCGCCGCACTGGTGGTGGCGCTTGCCGAGTCGGGCTCAAAAGAGGCCGTGCCTGCGTTCCTGAAGGTGCTGTCCGGTGCGGGAGATGTGGGCCTGAAGAAGGCCGTGCTGCCCGTCGCCGCGCGCTTCGAAGAGAAGCGTCTCGCTGAAGCCGTGCTGAAGGGATATGAGGCCCGCTATGCCGGTGACGCTGCGCTGCGCGACGCCGCACACCGTATGCTGGCCAGCCGCAAGGAGTGGGTGAGTTATTTCCTCAATGAAGTGGACCAGTGGCACATCAAGTCTGAGCAGGTCGCTCCGGATATCGTGCGCCAGATGCTCTCTTACGGAGACAAGGAACTCGCGACCCGCATCGAGAAGCACTGGCCCCAGAAAAACACCCTGTTGAGCGACGCCCAGAAGCAGGCGGAGATGGAGCGCATCAAGAAGGCTATCCACGGCGGTGCTGCGGGCGATCCAGAGAAGGGGAAACTGCTCTTCACCCAACGCTGCGCCATCTGCCACACCCTCTTTGGTGAAGGCGGCAAGGTGGGCCCGGATCTCACCGGCTATGAGCGTACGAATCCCGAGTTCTGGCTCGCGGCCACCATCGCTCCCAGCATGGAGATTCGCGAGGGCTTCGGTGCCTACGTGGCGAAGATCAAAGGTGGCCAGGTGCTCATGGGCATCCTCGACAAGCAGGACGCCGCTGGCATCTCCCTGCGCGACATCGCCGGGCAGCGCCACACCGCGCGTGCGGAAGATGTGGAGAGCTTGGAAGCCTCACCCATCTCCCTCATGCCGGAAGGTCTGATGGCGGGATTGAGCGATGCAGACCTGCGCGATCTCTTCGCGTGGCTGATGAAGCCGTAG